CCAAAAATCTTGATAACCAAATATGGTTTTCTAGTTGTCACAATGTGCCCTATAACAACTCCAAATACGAAACCACATCCATATCCCATCACAACTACTTTCCAaccaaattcaaagaaaaaatttggACCCCGATTCTCTTCAAAGCTGGTTGAAGGTGGAGGTGTTGAAATGTCAGAATCTCCACAAATTTTGGACAATGGCCTTCCACACAGTCCTCTATTATCTTCGAATGAAGTATTTTCAAATGTTCCAAACTGTTGCGCATTTGGTATAGGTCCAATGAGGCTGTTATGCGACACATTAAATTTTGAAAGGAAATTGAGCTGGGTTAATTCAGGAGGTATCTCTCCGAACAACTTGTTTTGAGAAAGGTCTAATGATTCTAGTTGTGTCAAGTTTGCAAAGGATGATGGAATATGACCAGTGAAAGCATTATTTGAGAGGTTCAGAACATGAAGTCCTTCTAGATTCCCTACTTGTTTTGGAATTTCTCCTTCAAACCTGTTGCATGAGAAATCTATGACTTTGAGGTCATCATGGATCTTCTTATATTCCAACTCCACACCTTTGATTGCCATTGTAATTGAATAGTCGACCAAGTCCCCCAGGTAATATAAATTCTTTGATCCAACTGATTCCATGGCATCCCATTGTGCGAAGTATCCTGCAAGCAGATTCCCAGACAAATGGTTGTGAGAGAGGTCAATGATATGCAAGCTAGGAAACGAGTAATTTGTTTCTGGACTCCATATTGCACCGTGGAAGCCATTAGAATGGAAAACAAGAATCTTTAACTGTTGAAGAGTTCCCAACCAAGAGGGATAGGTATCATTGATTTGATTGTGGCCAACATGAAGATACTCAAGCTCAGTACAATTGGCCAAAGATCTTGGCAAATGACCCTGTAACTGGTTTTGACTCAAGTCGAACATCCTTAGGAGGCATCCTTTTGCCCATGTTTTTGGGATGGTGCCACCTAAGTTGTTGCATCGTAGTGCTAGCACTGACAAAGATGTTTGATTCGAGTTGCCAAAACATGGATGAATCATGCCACTCAAATGGTTATAGGACAAATCAAGCACTATAGGTGAACTCATATTGCAAAAAAATGGTGAAATCCTTCCGGTGAATGAATTATTGAGGACGAAATAATACATTAGGGATGGTGGTGGAATTGGGAGCGATCCATGCATCATGTTATTCTCAAGGTCTAAAGATTCTAGATTTGGCCATGGGATAACTGCCGGAGAATTTTCAAAGCCAGTGAGAAAGACGTTGTCATAAAGGGAGAGATCTAAAAGAGATTCTTTGCTTACATTATACATCCATTTGGGTATCAAGCCTTGAAAACTATTGCTGTCTAGATATAGGGTCTCCAATTTACTTTGGTTTCGTAATATATCTGGAAACTTGGTTAAATTGAGATGAGccaatcctaaatattcaaattgTGGAAGAATGTCATTTGAACTAGCTCTGGTGACCCACGACAAGTCACTGAATGAGTTTTGTGAAAGGCCTAGGCTAGTGAGTTGGGTAAGGTTACTGAAAGAATTTGGGATAGTtcctgaaaaattaaaatagttaatatAGATTGTAGTTAAGGAATTAAGGTTTCCAATTGAAGCAGGTAGATCACCAGAGAAATTTGTGCTGGCAAGAGATAAATACTGGAGAGGAGAGTTTGTGTGAAATTCGGGCAAATGACCTGTGAGATCTTCATTTCCTGGAACAACTAGAACCTGTAGGTGTGGAAGTTGAAATATTCTGGTTGGGAATTGCCCGTATAGTCCACATCTAATCAGACTTAGAATCTTTAAAGAAGATAAATTTGCCAGGCTTTTAGGTACAGTGGAAGATATGTTGATATTAAGCAAAAGCTCTTCAAGGTTGGTTAAATTTTGCACTAAACTTGTCAGACTTTTggtatataaatcactataaccatcaaaagaagatagagagagaagacaACTTTGATAGGTATTGAATTTCAGAGGGGATTTGTCCTGAAAAGTTGGAGTAGGAGAGATCGAGATGTATTAGGCTTGAAAGATTACCAATCTCATGTGGGATTTGGGAGTGATTGAAATCATTACCAGCAAGAGTAAGGTTT
The genomic region above belongs to Carya illinoinensis cultivar Pawnee chromosome 4, C.illinoinensisPawnee_v1, whole genome shotgun sequence and contains:
- the LOC122307021 gene encoding receptor-like protein 34, with translation MEIIPIVVYGFECNQDTGHVIALNLSRSCIYGAITSNSSLFCLHHLQNLTLAGYFAQWDAMESVGSKNLYYLGDLVDYSITMAIKGVELEYKKIHDDLKVIDFSCNRFEGEIPKQVGNLEGLHVLNLSNNAFTGHIPSSFANLTQLESLDLSQNKLFGEIPPELTQLNFLSKFNVSHNSLIGPIPNAQQFGTFENTSFEDNRGLCGRPLSKICGDSDISTPPPSTSFEENRGPNFFFEFGWKVVVMGYGCGFVFGVVIGHIVTTRKPYLVIKIFGKKQCQTRIKVNRRK